A section of the Cololabis saira isolate AMF1-May2022 chromosome 6, fColSai1.1, whole genome shotgun sequence genome encodes:
- the LOC133446292 gene encoding gamma-crystallin S-1-like gives MEKFESIFVSLLQIVFYEDKDFQGKSYDCKGDSPDLHGFIHKCNSVKVEGGWWVLYERNNYTGYQYVIGPGEYNDYSHWIGFNDCIRSCRIIKNAKGPWKLKMFNRPNFDGESLELSENMKSVQEKWLRREVQSCKVLEGCWVFFEHPNFSGRQYLLEKGEYRHHSEWGALKATVGSIKIIVEILPSAS, from the exons ATGGAGAAG tttgagTCTATCTTTGTGTCTCTTCTCCAGATTGTGTTTTACGAGGACAAAGACTTTCAGGGAAAGTCTTATGACTGCAAAGGGGACTCTCCTGACCTGCATGGCTTCATCCACAAATGCAACTCTGTCAAGGTAGAAGGGGGGTGGTGGGTTCTGTACGAGCGCAACAACTATACCGGCTACCAGTATGTCATCGGTCCAGGGGAGTACAATGACTATAGCCACTGGATAGGTTTCAATGACTGCATCAGGTCCTGCAGGATCATCAAAAAT GCCAAAGGGCCgtggaaactgaagatgttCAACCGACCGAACTTTGACGGGGAGTCCCTGGAACTGTCCGAAAACATGAAGTCAGTACAGGAAAAATGGCTCCGGCGTGAAGTCCAGTCCTGCAAGGTTCTTGAAGGGTGCTGGGTGTTCTTCGAACACCCCAACTTCAGTGGTCGCCAGTACCTGCTGGAGAAAGGCGAGTACCGCCACCACTCCGAGTGGGGAGCCCTGAAAGCAACTGTGGGCTCCATCAAGATC